In a genomic window of Hyphomicrobiales bacterium:
- the rsmH gene encoding 16S rRNA (cytosine(1402)-N(4))-methyltransferase RsmH, translated as MMAGRGTKWGVAGGPARHVPVLLSEVIEAIAPRDGGIYVDATFGAGGYTRAFLDAAICTVLALDRDPQATRAGAALARAYPDRLILREGCFSDLGIHVAAAGLGSVDGVAFDIGVSSMQLETPERGFSFLQDGPLDMRMGETGATAADVVNGLAEADLARIIRVLGEEKRARAIARAIVEERETQPIVRTAALARLVSRVVGGRAGQRIHPATRTFQALRVYVNRELEELAGGLFAAEAVLGEGGRLAVVAFHSLEDRIVKRFFALASGRGESVSRHVPKKAAPTAATFKALFRGAKTPTPEEITANPRARSARLRAASRTAAPARPIRLEGLGLPELAPLPQYEGVHSQ; from the coding sequence ATGATGGCGGGCCGCGGCACGAAATGGGGTGTCGCTGGCGGACCGGCCCGCCACGTTCCCGTATTATTAAGCGAGGTGATCGAGGCCATCGCGCCCAGGGACGGCGGCATCTATGTCGATGCCACCTTTGGCGCCGGCGGCTATACGCGCGCCTTTCTCGATGCCGCCATCTGCACCGTGCTGGCGCTCGACCGCGACCCGCAGGCCACGAGAGCGGGGGCCGCTCTTGCGCGGGCCTATCCGGATCGGCTGATCCTGCGCGAGGGGTGCTTTTCCGACCTTGGCATCCATGTCGCCGCGGCGGGTCTCGGCAGCGTCGATGGAGTGGCCTTCGACATCGGCGTCTCCTCGATGCAGCTCGAAACGCCTGAACGCGGATTCTCCTTTCTCCAGGACGGGCCGCTCGACATGCGCATGGGGGAGACGGGCGCGACTGCGGCCGATGTGGTCAATGGCCTGGCGGAAGCGGATCTCGCGAGGATCATCCGCGTTCTGGGGGAAGAGAAGCGCGCCAGGGCGATTGCCAGGGCGATCGTGGAGGAACGCGAAACTCAGCCGATCGTCCGCACGGCCGCGTTGGCGAGACTTGTATCGCGGGTGGTCGGCGGGCGGGCCGGCCAGCGTATCCATCCGGCAACACGCACCTTTCAGGCTCTGCGCGTCTACGTAAATCGCGAATTGGAGGAACTTGCCGGCGGCCTGTTTGCGGCCGAAGCGGTGCTTGGCGAGGGCGGGCGGCTTGCCGTCGTCGCCTTTCATTCGCTGGAAGACCGTATCGTCAAGCGCTTCTTCGCCTTGGCATCGGGCCGTGGCGAGTCCGTCTCGCGTCACGTTCCGAAAAAAGCAGCGCCGACCGCGGCGACCTTCAAGGCGCTTTTCCGCGGCGCCAAGACGCCAACGCCCGAGGAGATAACCGCCAATCCGCGCGCCCGCTCTGCCCGCCTGCGCGCCGCAAGCCGCACCGCGGCGCCGGCGCGGCCGATCCGGCTCGAAGGGCTC
- the mraZ gene encoding division/cell wall cluster transcriptional repressor MraZ produces the protein MDHFVSTHTNRIDAKGRVSVPASFRNILAKESCEGVFCYPALDEEALDAGGNRLIETIHSLLDNLNPYSDERDHLATALFGVSEMLRLDADGRVILSERLKVHAGIADAVTFVGLGYKFQIWEPGRFEAYLAEGRDRLRELKQLLGAARRSGAGPTGGRE, from the coding sequence ATGGACCATTTCGTGTCCACACACACCAACCGGATCGATGCCAAGGGCCGCGTGTCTGTCCCTGCGTCCTTCCGCAACATCCTCGCCAAGGAATCGTGCGAGGGCGTGTTCTGCTACCCGGCGCTGGACGAGGAGGCGCTCGACGCCGGAGGCAACCGGTTGATCGAGACCATCCACAGCCTGCTCGACAATCTCAATCCCTATTCGGACGAGCGCGATCATCTGGCAACCGCCCTGTTCGGTGTCAGCGAGATGCTGAGGCTCGATGCCGACGGGCGGGTGATCCTGTCCGAACGGCTGAAGGTCCATGCCGGGATTGCCGATGCCGTCACCTTCGTCGGTCTCGGATACAAATTTCAGATTTGGGAGCCTGGCCGTTTCGAGGCGTATCTGGCCGAGGGACGCGACCGGCTCCGTGAGCTCAAGCAGCTTCTTGGTGCGGCAAGGCGCTCCGGCGCCGGTCCAACAGGAGGACGGGAATGA
- a CDS encoding N-acetylmuramoyl-L-alanine amidase has translation MRRGGAEPDMLLLHYTGMPDALGALEWLCDPASEVSCHYFVFEDGGIVQLVAEARRAWHAGIAAWAGEQDINSCSIGVEIANPGHDGGYPDFPEAQMQAVEALCRDIVERRAIAPQRVLAHSDVAPRRKSDPGEKFDWARLARAGVGLWIEPAPILTGDDLGPGDAGPVIAGLQRDLVRFGYALTVNAVFDEATGDVVAAFQRHFRQVKVDGRADSSTIETLRSLLRQVFGEIDSN, from the coding sequence ATGCGCCGCGGCGGGGCCGAGCCCGACATGCTGCTTCTGCACTATACCGGCATGCCGGACGCGCTCGGCGCGCTCGAATGGCTGTGCGACCCGGCTTCCGAAGTGAGCTGCCATTATTTCGTCTTCGAGGACGGGGGCATCGTCCAGCTCGTCGCCGAGGCACGCCGCGCCTGGCACGCGGGCATCGCTGCCTGGGCCGGCGAACAGGACATCAATTCCTGCTCCATCGGCGTTGAGATCGCCAATCCCGGCCATGACGGTGGCTACCCGGACTTTCCCGAGGCGCAGATGCAGGCGGTGGAAGCGCTGTGCCGCGATATCGTGGAACGCCGCGCCATTGCGCCGCAACGGGTGCTGGCCCATTCCGACGTGGCGCCCCGGCGCAAGAGCGATCCGGGCGAGAAGTTCGATTGGGCGCGGCTTGCGCGCGCCGGCGTCGGGCTGTGGATCGAGCCTGCGCCGATCCTGACCGGTGACGATCTTGGGCCTGGCGATGCCGGTCCTGTCATCGCCGGGCTGCAGCGCGATCTCGTCCGCTTCGGCTACGCGCTGACGGTCAACGCCGTCTTCGACGAAGCGACGGGCGACGTGGTGGCCGCCTTCCAGCGGCATTTCCGCCAGGTAAAAGTCGACGGGCGGGCTGACTCTTCGACAATTGAGACATTGCGGTCGTTGCTTCGGCAAGTTTTTGGTGAAATTGATTCAAATTGA